A DNA window from Strix aluco isolate bStrAlu1 chromosome 6, bStrAlu1.hap1, whole genome shotgun sequence contains the following coding sequences:
- the MARCHF7 gene encoding E3 ubiquitin-protein ligase MARCHF7 isoform X5 has protein sequence MNPTETLKYENLLADTWFSGLILLLRMESSVLNSSSRDWGIGERDTHETPWKLTTSSPTRYSGTLDHPHSGRFLGSRNRLSTSSSSHFTSGCYGESERTQGAYSRLHSQQRDSDSKRPKLSCTSTSSVRSNGLTAFSDSPWRYSRIPRSSSVMLGSLGTELVRERTELERRTDLSVNNLVDHSYRNSDFSSSTYLQDRPASSYAEGARPKENSLSTLRLNASMNRQLPSDHQPSFFNRDSNVSASRSSYSSRQRRSELESPQRSTQPAFSLTAIRDETPSSSGSERVLSSQRSLNEPAADSEGRRTTRQLLSRLASSMSSTFFSRRSSQDSLHTRSLGSEESTVVPRVQVSTLSSSNGAATPEVAGLQTSEASQGFSFLRRRWGLSGASQNHNSESDGESYRPDCESRSTGSWLSSSLRNRCTPLFSRRRREGRDESARISDTTARSQHVFRRRESGEETSLEASDSPPRASVSRPPTPAVSGIPTATASPPDSAHSRRSSGILPGSLFRFAVPPTLGSSLSDNLMITVDIIPSGWNQSDGQESGKSKIPPSRDPERLQKIKESLLLEDSEDEEGDLCRICQMSSASSDNLLIEPCKCTGSLQYVHQECMKKWLQSKINSGSSLEAVTTCELCKEKLHLNLEDFDIHELYRAHANEQADYEFISSGLYLVVLLHLCEQRFSDMLGTASEASTRVRLLRMTLKTDAVRTFILQETNGIAAEMLNWQEQHQHAFGFFLSLVKSVLNITVLLEALLNAK, from the exons ATGAATCCTACTGAGACTTTGAAATATGAGAACTTACTGGCTGATACTTGGTTTTCAGGTTTAATTTTGCTTCTGAGAATG GAATCCAGTGTATTGAATAGTTCCAGTAGAGACTGGGGAATTGGAGAAAGAGACACCCATGAAACTCCTTGGAAGCTTACGACATCCTCTCCAACTCGCTACTCAGGGACACTTGATCATCCACATTCTGGAAGATTTCTGGGAAGCAGAAACAGATTG tCTACATCATCTTCCTCTCATTTTACATCTGGGTGTTATGGTGAGTCTGAGAGAACTCAGGGAGCATATTCAAGACTGCATAGCCAGCAGCGAGATAGTGATTCAAAGAGACCTAAGCTATCTTGTACATCTACCTCTTCTGTGAGAAGTAATGGCTTGACTGCCTTTTCAG ATTCCCCTTGGAGGTACAGTAGGATCCCTAGATCTTCATCAGTGATGCTTGGCTCGCTTGGAACTGAGCTGGTGAGAGAGCGAACAGAGTTAGAAAGAAGAACAGATCTGTCTGTTAATAACCTGGTGGATCACAGCTACAGAAATAGTGACTTTTCATCTTCAACAT ATCTTCAAGACAGGCCTGCCTCTTCATATGCAGAGGGAGCAAGACCAAAAGAGAACTCATTAAGCACTTTGAGGCTGAATGCATCCATGAACCGCCAGTTGCCTTCTGATCATCAGCCATCTTTTTTCAACAGAGACTCTAATGTGAGTGCTTCAAGATCCAGCTATTCTTCAAGACAAAGGAGAAGTGAATTGGAATCTCCTCAGAGGAGCACACAGCCAGCATTTTCTCTTACTGCCATTAGAGATGAAACTCCTTCCTCAAGTGGTTCTGAAAGGGTTTTGTCTTCTCAGAGGTCATTGAATGAGCCTGCAGCTGACAGTGAAGGGAGGCGTACAACCAGACAGCTGCTGTCTCGTTTAGCATCTAGTATGTCATCTACATTTTTCTCTCGAAGGTCTAGCCAAGACTCTTTGCATACAAGATCATTAGGCTCTGAAGAGTCAACAGTGGTCCCAAGAGTTCAAGTTTCTACTCTGTCAAGCAGTAATGGAGCTGCAACTCCAGAAGTTGCAGGACTTCAGACATCTGAAGCTTCTCAGGGATTTAGTTTTCTTAGACGAAGATGGGGTTTATCAGGAGCTTCCCAGAATCATAATTCTGAATCAGACGGAGAAAGCTACAGACCAGACTGTGAAAGTAGGAGCACAGGATCCTGGTTGTCATCATCTTTGAGGAACAGATGTACACCTCTCTTttccagaagaagaagagaaggaagagatgaaTCCGCAAGGATCTCTGATACAACTGCTAGATCACAACATGTCTTCAGAAGAAGAGAGTCAGGTGAGGAGACTTCTCTTGAAGCATCAGATAGCCCTCCTCGGGCTTCTGTTAGCAGACCACCAACACCTGCAGTATCTGGTATTCCTACAGCTACTGCCTCCCCACCAGATTCAGCCCACAGTAGGAGAAGTTCTGGAATTCTGCCTGGTTCTCTCTTTCGCTTTGCAGTGCCTCCAACATTAGGAAGCAGTCTGTCTGACAATCTTATGATAACTGTAGATATTATTCCCTCTGGCTGGAATCAGTCTGATGGACAGGAAAGTGGCAAGTCTAAAATACCACCTTCAAGAGATCCAGAAAGACTCCAGAAAATTAAAGAGAG CCTGCTTTTAGAAGATTCTGAAGATGAAGAGGGTGACTTATGCAGAATCTGTCAGATGTCTTCTGCAAGTTCTGACAACCTTTTAATAGAGCCATGCAAATGCACTGGAAGTCTGCAGTATGTTCACCAGGAGTGCATGAAAAAATGGCTGCAGTCCAAGATTAATTCAG GTTCTTCTTTGGAAGCAGTAACAACTTGTGAACTGTGCAAGGAGAAGTTGCATCTGAATCTGGAAGACTTTGACATTCATGAACTCTATAGGGCACATGCAAATGAACAA GCAGACTATGAATTTATCAGCTCCGGTCTCTACCTTGTAGTGTTGTTACACTTATGTGAGCAGCGCTTTTCTGATATGCTAGGAACTGCAAGTGAGGCCAGCACACGTGTCAGA CTTCTGAGGATGACTCTGAAGACTGATGCTGTTAGAACTTTCATACTGCAAGAGACAAATGGAATAGCTGCAGAAATGCTGAACTGGCAAGAACAACATCAACATGCATTTGGGTTTTTCCTCTCCTTAGTAAAAAGCGTGTTGAATATTACTGTACTCCTTGAAGCATTGTTGAATGCGAAATGA
- the MARCHF7 gene encoding E3 ubiquitin-protein ligase MARCHF7 isoform X7, producing MLGSLGTELVRERTELERRTDLSVNNLVDHSYRNSDFSSSTYLQDRPASSYAEGARPKENSLSTLRLNASMNRQLPSDHQPSFFNRDSNVSASRSSYSSRQRRSELESPQRSTQPAFSLTAIRDETPSSSGSERVLSSQRSLNEPAADSEGRRTTRQLLSRLASSMSSTFFSRRSSQDSLHTRSLGSEESTVVPRVQVSTLSSSNGAATPEVAGLQTSEASQGFSFLRRRWGLSGASQNHNSESDGESYRPDCESRSTGSWLSSSLRNRCTPLFSRRRREGRDESARISDTTARSQHVFRRRESGEETSLEASDSPPRASVSRPPTPAVSGIPTATASPPDSAHSRRSSGILPGSLFRFAVPPTLGSSLSDNLMITVDIIPSGWNQSDGQESGKSKIPPSRDPERLQKIKESLLLEDSEDEEGDLCRICQMSSASSDNLLIEPCKCTGSLQYVHQECMKKWLQSKINSGSSLEAVTTCELCKEKLHLNLEDFDIHELYRAHANEQADYEFISSGLYLVVLLHLCEQRFSDMLGTASEASTRVRLLRMTLKTDAVRTFILQETNGIAAEMLNWQEQHQHAFGFFLSLVKSVLNITVLLEALLNAK from the exons ATGCTTGGCTCGCTTGGAACTGAGCTGGTGAGAGAGCGAACAGAGTTAGAAAGAAGAACAGATCTGTCTGTTAATAACCTGGTGGATCACAGCTACAGAAATAGTGACTTTTCATCTTCAACAT ATCTTCAAGACAGGCCTGCCTCTTCATATGCAGAGGGAGCAAGACCAAAAGAGAACTCATTAAGCACTTTGAGGCTGAATGCATCCATGAACCGCCAGTTGCCTTCTGATCATCAGCCATCTTTTTTCAACAGAGACTCTAATGTGAGTGCTTCAAGATCCAGCTATTCTTCAAGACAAAGGAGAAGTGAATTGGAATCTCCTCAGAGGAGCACACAGCCAGCATTTTCTCTTACTGCCATTAGAGATGAAACTCCTTCCTCAAGTGGTTCTGAAAGGGTTTTGTCTTCTCAGAGGTCATTGAATGAGCCTGCAGCTGACAGTGAAGGGAGGCGTACAACCAGACAGCTGCTGTCTCGTTTAGCATCTAGTATGTCATCTACATTTTTCTCTCGAAGGTCTAGCCAAGACTCTTTGCATACAAGATCATTAGGCTCTGAAGAGTCAACAGTGGTCCCAAGAGTTCAAGTTTCTACTCTGTCAAGCAGTAATGGAGCTGCAACTCCAGAAGTTGCAGGACTTCAGACATCTGAAGCTTCTCAGGGATTTAGTTTTCTTAGACGAAGATGGGGTTTATCAGGAGCTTCCCAGAATCATAATTCTGAATCAGACGGAGAAAGCTACAGACCAGACTGTGAAAGTAGGAGCACAGGATCCTGGTTGTCATCATCTTTGAGGAACAGATGTACACCTCTCTTttccagaagaagaagagaaggaagagatgaaTCCGCAAGGATCTCTGATACAACTGCTAGATCACAACATGTCTTCAGAAGAAGAGAGTCAGGTGAGGAGACTTCTCTTGAAGCATCAGATAGCCCTCCTCGGGCTTCTGTTAGCAGACCACCAACACCTGCAGTATCTGGTATTCCTACAGCTACTGCCTCCCCACCAGATTCAGCCCACAGTAGGAGAAGTTCTGGAATTCTGCCTGGTTCTCTCTTTCGCTTTGCAGTGCCTCCAACATTAGGAAGCAGTCTGTCTGACAATCTTATGATAACTGTAGATATTATTCCCTCTGGCTGGAATCAGTCTGATGGACAGGAAAGTGGCAAGTCTAAAATACCACCTTCAAGAGATCCAGAAAGACTCCAGAAAATTAAAGAGAG CCTGCTTTTAGAAGATTCTGAAGATGAAGAGGGTGACTTATGCAGAATCTGTCAGATGTCTTCTGCAAGTTCTGACAACCTTTTAATAGAGCCATGCAAATGCACTGGAAGTCTGCAGTATGTTCACCAGGAGTGCATGAAAAAATGGCTGCAGTCCAAGATTAATTCAG GTTCTTCTTTGGAAGCAGTAACAACTTGTGAACTGTGCAAGGAGAAGTTGCATCTGAATCTGGAAGACTTTGACATTCATGAACTCTATAGGGCACATGCAAATGAACAA GCAGACTATGAATTTATCAGCTCCGGTCTCTACCTTGTAGTGTTGTTACACTTATGTGAGCAGCGCTTTTCTGATATGCTAGGAACTGCAAGTGAGGCCAGCACACGTGTCAGA CTTCTGAGGATGACTCTGAAGACTGATGCTGTTAGAACTTTCATACTGCAAGAGACAAATGGAATAGCTGCAGAAATGCTGAACTGGCAAGAACAACATCAACATGCATTTGGGTTTTTCCTCTCCTTAGTAAAAAGCGTGTTGAATATTACTGTACTCCTTGAAGCATTGTTGAATGCGAAATGA
- the MARCHF7 gene encoding E3 ubiquitin-protein ligase MARCHF7 isoform X1 — translation MESKPSRIPRRISVQASSSSLGSRTLTGNSLAGAYSARESSRRLEPGYQESSVLNSSSRDWGIGERDTHETPWKLTTSSPTRYSGTLDHPHSGRFLGSRNRLSTSSSSHFTSGCYGESERTQGAYSRLHSQQRDSDSKRPKLSCTSTSSVRSNGLTAFSDSPWRYSRIPRSSSVMLGSLGTELVRERTELERRTDLSVNNLVDHSYRNSDFSSSTYLQDRPASSYAEGARPKENSLSTLRLNASMNRQLPSDHQPSFFNRDSNVSASRSSYSSRQRRSELESPQRSTQPAFSLTAIRDETPSSSGSERVLSSQRSLNEPAADSEGRRTTRQLLSRLASSMSSTFFSRRSSQDSLHTRSLGSEESTVVPRVQVSTLSSSNGAATPEVAGLQTSEASQGFSFLRRRWGLSGASQNHNSESDGESYRPDCESRSTGSWLSSSLRNRCTPLFSRRRREGRDESARISDTTARSQHVFRRRESGEETSLEASDSPPRASVSRPPTPAVSGIPTATASPPDSAHSRRSSGILPGSLFRFAVPPTLGSSLSDNLMITVDIIPSGWNQSDGQESGKSKIPPSRDPERLQKIKESLLLEDSEDEEGDLCRICQMSSASSDNLLIEPCKCTGSLQYVHQECMKKWLQSKINSGSSLEAVTTCELCKEKLHLNLEDFDIHELYRAHANEQADYEFISSGLYLVVLLHLCEQRFSDMLGTASEASTRVRLLRMTLKTDAVRTFILQETNGIAAEMLNWQEQHQHAFGFFLSLVKSVLNITVLLEALLNAK, via the exons GAATCCAGTGTATTGAATAGTTCCAGTAGAGACTGGGGAATTGGAGAAAGAGACACCCATGAAACTCCTTGGAAGCTTACGACATCCTCTCCAACTCGCTACTCAGGGACACTTGATCATCCACATTCTGGAAGATTTCTGGGAAGCAGAAACAGATTG tCTACATCATCTTCCTCTCATTTTACATCTGGGTGTTATGGTGAGTCTGAGAGAACTCAGGGAGCATATTCAAGACTGCATAGCCAGCAGCGAGATAGTGATTCAAAGAGACCTAAGCTATCTTGTACATCTACCTCTTCTGTGAGAAGTAATGGCTTGACTGCCTTTTCAG ATTCCCCTTGGAGGTACAGTAGGATCCCTAGATCTTCATCAGTGATGCTTGGCTCGCTTGGAACTGAGCTGGTGAGAGAGCGAACAGAGTTAGAAAGAAGAACAGATCTGTCTGTTAATAACCTGGTGGATCACAGCTACAGAAATAGTGACTTTTCATCTTCAACAT ATCTTCAAGACAGGCCTGCCTCTTCATATGCAGAGGGAGCAAGACCAAAAGAGAACTCATTAAGCACTTTGAGGCTGAATGCATCCATGAACCGCCAGTTGCCTTCTGATCATCAGCCATCTTTTTTCAACAGAGACTCTAATGTGAGTGCTTCAAGATCCAGCTATTCTTCAAGACAAAGGAGAAGTGAATTGGAATCTCCTCAGAGGAGCACACAGCCAGCATTTTCTCTTACTGCCATTAGAGATGAAACTCCTTCCTCAAGTGGTTCTGAAAGGGTTTTGTCTTCTCAGAGGTCATTGAATGAGCCTGCAGCTGACAGTGAAGGGAGGCGTACAACCAGACAGCTGCTGTCTCGTTTAGCATCTAGTATGTCATCTACATTTTTCTCTCGAAGGTCTAGCCAAGACTCTTTGCATACAAGATCATTAGGCTCTGAAGAGTCAACAGTGGTCCCAAGAGTTCAAGTTTCTACTCTGTCAAGCAGTAATGGAGCTGCAACTCCAGAAGTTGCAGGACTTCAGACATCTGAAGCTTCTCAGGGATTTAGTTTTCTTAGACGAAGATGGGGTTTATCAGGAGCTTCCCAGAATCATAATTCTGAATCAGACGGAGAAAGCTACAGACCAGACTGTGAAAGTAGGAGCACAGGATCCTGGTTGTCATCATCTTTGAGGAACAGATGTACACCTCTCTTttccagaagaagaagagaaggaagagatgaaTCCGCAAGGATCTCTGATACAACTGCTAGATCACAACATGTCTTCAGAAGAAGAGAGTCAGGTGAGGAGACTTCTCTTGAAGCATCAGATAGCCCTCCTCGGGCTTCTGTTAGCAGACCACCAACACCTGCAGTATCTGGTATTCCTACAGCTACTGCCTCCCCACCAGATTCAGCCCACAGTAGGAGAAGTTCTGGAATTCTGCCTGGTTCTCTCTTTCGCTTTGCAGTGCCTCCAACATTAGGAAGCAGTCTGTCTGACAATCTTATGATAACTGTAGATATTATTCCCTCTGGCTGGAATCAGTCTGATGGACAGGAAAGTGGCAAGTCTAAAATACCACCTTCAAGAGATCCAGAAAGACTCCAGAAAATTAAAGAGAG CCTGCTTTTAGAAGATTCTGAAGATGAAGAGGGTGACTTATGCAGAATCTGTCAGATGTCTTCTGCAAGTTCTGACAACCTTTTAATAGAGCCATGCAAATGCACTGGAAGTCTGCAGTATGTTCACCAGGAGTGCATGAAAAAATGGCTGCAGTCCAAGATTAATTCAG GTTCTTCTTTGGAAGCAGTAACAACTTGTGAACTGTGCAAGGAGAAGTTGCATCTGAATCTGGAAGACTTTGACATTCATGAACTCTATAGGGCACATGCAAATGAACAA GCAGACTATGAATTTATCAGCTCCGGTCTCTACCTTGTAGTGTTGTTACACTTATGTGAGCAGCGCTTTTCTGATATGCTAGGAACTGCAAGTGAGGCCAGCACACGTGTCAGA CTTCTGAGGATGACTCTGAAGACTGATGCTGTTAGAACTTTCATACTGCAAGAGACAAATGGAATAGCTGCAGAAATGCTGAACTGGCAAGAACAACATCAACATGCATTTGGGTTTTTCCTCTCCTTAGTAAAAAGCGTGTTGAATATTACTGTACTCCTTGAAGCATTGTTGAATGCGAAATGA
- the MARCHF7 gene encoding E3 ubiquitin-protein ligase MARCHF7 isoform X4 yields MESKPSRIPRRISVQASSSSLGSRTLTGNSLAGAYSARESSRRLEPGYQESSVLNSSSRDWGIGERDTHETPWKLTTSSPTRYSGTLDHPHSGRFLGSRNRLSTSSSSHFTSGCYDSPWRYSRIPRSSSVMLGSLGTELVRERTELERRTDLSVNNLVDHSYRNSDFSSSTYLQDRPASSYAEGARPKENSLSTLRLNASMNRQLPSDHQPSFFNRDSNVSASRSSYSSRQRRSELESPQRSTQPAFSLTAIRDETPSSSGSERVLSSQRSLNEPAADSEGRRTTRQLLSRLASSMSSTFFSRRSSQDSLHTRSLGSEESTVVPRVQVSTLSSSNGAATPEVAGLQTSEASQGFSFLRRRWGLSGASQNHNSESDGESYRPDCESRSTGSWLSSSLRNRCTPLFSRRRREGRDESARISDTTARSQHVFRRRESGEETSLEASDSPPRASVSRPPTPAVSGIPTATASPPDSAHSRRSSGILPGSLFRFAVPPTLGSSLSDNLMITVDIIPSGWNQSDGQESGKSKIPPSRDPERLQKIKESLLLEDSEDEEGDLCRICQMSSASSDNLLIEPCKCTGSLQYVHQECMKKWLQSKINSGSSLEAVTTCELCKEKLHLNLEDFDIHELYRAHANEQADYEFISSGLYLVVLLHLCEQRFSDMLGTASEASTRVRLLRMTLKTDAVRTFILQETNGIAAEMLNWQEQHQHAFGFFLSLVKSVLNITVLLEALLNAK; encoded by the exons GAATCCAGTGTATTGAATAGTTCCAGTAGAGACTGGGGAATTGGAGAAAGAGACACCCATGAAACTCCTTGGAAGCTTACGACATCCTCTCCAACTCGCTACTCAGGGACACTTGATCATCCACATTCTGGAAGATTTCTGGGAAGCAGAAACAGATTG tCTACATCATCTTCCTCTCATTTTACATCTGGGTGTTATG ATTCCCCTTGGAGGTACAGTAGGATCCCTAGATCTTCATCAGTGATGCTTGGCTCGCTTGGAACTGAGCTGGTGAGAGAGCGAACAGAGTTAGAAAGAAGAACAGATCTGTCTGTTAATAACCTGGTGGATCACAGCTACAGAAATAGTGACTTTTCATCTTCAACAT ATCTTCAAGACAGGCCTGCCTCTTCATATGCAGAGGGAGCAAGACCAAAAGAGAACTCATTAAGCACTTTGAGGCTGAATGCATCCATGAACCGCCAGTTGCCTTCTGATCATCAGCCATCTTTTTTCAACAGAGACTCTAATGTGAGTGCTTCAAGATCCAGCTATTCTTCAAGACAAAGGAGAAGTGAATTGGAATCTCCTCAGAGGAGCACACAGCCAGCATTTTCTCTTACTGCCATTAGAGATGAAACTCCTTCCTCAAGTGGTTCTGAAAGGGTTTTGTCTTCTCAGAGGTCATTGAATGAGCCTGCAGCTGACAGTGAAGGGAGGCGTACAACCAGACAGCTGCTGTCTCGTTTAGCATCTAGTATGTCATCTACATTTTTCTCTCGAAGGTCTAGCCAAGACTCTTTGCATACAAGATCATTAGGCTCTGAAGAGTCAACAGTGGTCCCAAGAGTTCAAGTTTCTACTCTGTCAAGCAGTAATGGAGCTGCAACTCCAGAAGTTGCAGGACTTCAGACATCTGAAGCTTCTCAGGGATTTAGTTTTCTTAGACGAAGATGGGGTTTATCAGGAGCTTCCCAGAATCATAATTCTGAATCAGACGGAGAAAGCTACAGACCAGACTGTGAAAGTAGGAGCACAGGATCCTGGTTGTCATCATCTTTGAGGAACAGATGTACACCTCTCTTttccagaagaagaagagaaggaagagatgaaTCCGCAAGGATCTCTGATACAACTGCTAGATCACAACATGTCTTCAGAAGAAGAGAGTCAGGTGAGGAGACTTCTCTTGAAGCATCAGATAGCCCTCCTCGGGCTTCTGTTAGCAGACCACCAACACCTGCAGTATCTGGTATTCCTACAGCTACTGCCTCCCCACCAGATTCAGCCCACAGTAGGAGAAGTTCTGGAATTCTGCCTGGTTCTCTCTTTCGCTTTGCAGTGCCTCCAACATTAGGAAGCAGTCTGTCTGACAATCTTATGATAACTGTAGATATTATTCCCTCTGGCTGGAATCAGTCTGATGGACAGGAAAGTGGCAAGTCTAAAATACCACCTTCAAGAGATCCAGAAAGACTCCAGAAAATTAAAGAGAG CCTGCTTTTAGAAGATTCTGAAGATGAAGAGGGTGACTTATGCAGAATCTGTCAGATGTCTTCTGCAAGTTCTGACAACCTTTTAATAGAGCCATGCAAATGCACTGGAAGTCTGCAGTATGTTCACCAGGAGTGCATGAAAAAATGGCTGCAGTCCAAGATTAATTCAG GTTCTTCTTTGGAAGCAGTAACAACTTGTGAACTGTGCAAGGAGAAGTTGCATCTGAATCTGGAAGACTTTGACATTCATGAACTCTATAGGGCACATGCAAATGAACAA GCAGACTATGAATTTATCAGCTCCGGTCTCTACCTTGTAGTGTTGTTACACTTATGTGAGCAGCGCTTTTCTGATATGCTAGGAACTGCAAGTGAGGCCAGCACACGTGTCAGA CTTCTGAGGATGACTCTGAAGACTGATGCTGTTAGAACTTTCATACTGCAAGAGACAAATGGAATAGCTGCAGAAATGCTGAACTGGCAAGAACAACATCAACATGCATTTGGGTTTTTCCTCTCCTTAGTAAAAAGCGTGTTGAATATTACTGTACTCCTTGAAGCATTGTTGAATGCGAAATGA
- the MARCHF7 gene encoding E3 ubiquitin-protein ligase MARCHF7 isoform X6 yields MESKPSRIPRRISVQASSSSLGSRTLTGNSLAGAYSARESSRRLEPGYQESSVLNSSSRDWGIGERDTHETPWKLTTSSPTRYSGTLDHPHSGRFLGSRNRLSTSSSSHFTSGCYGESERTQGAYSRLHSQQRDSDSKRPKLSCTSTSSVRSNGLTAFSDSPWRYSRIPRSSSVMLGSLGTELVRERTELERRTDLSVNNLVDHSYRNSDFSSSTYLQDRPASSYAEGARPKENSLSTLRLNASMNRQLPSDHQPSFFNRDSNVSASRSSYSSRQRRSELESPQRSTQPAFSLTAIRDETPSSSGSERVLSSQRSLNEPAADSEGRRTTRQLLSRLASSMSSTFFSRRSSQDSLHTRSLGSEESTVVPRVQVSTLSSSNGAATPEVAGLQTSEASQGFSFLRRRWGLSGASQNHNSESDGESYRPDCESRSTGSWLSSSLRNRCTPLFSRRRREGRDESARISDTTARSQHVFRRRESVPPTLGSSLSDNLMITVDIIPSGWNQSDGQESGKSKIPPSRDPERLQKIKESLLLEDSEDEEGDLCRICQMSSASSDNLLIEPCKCTGSLQYVHQECMKKWLQSKINSGSSLEAVTTCELCKEKLHLNLEDFDIHELYRAHANEQADYEFISSGLYLVVLLHLCEQRFSDMLGTASEASTRVRLLRMTLKTDAVRTFILQETNGIAAEMLNWQEQHQHAFGFFLSLVKSVLNITVLLEALLNAK; encoded by the exons GAATCCAGTGTATTGAATAGTTCCAGTAGAGACTGGGGAATTGGAGAAAGAGACACCCATGAAACTCCTTGGAAGCTTACGACATCCTCTCCAACTCGCTACTCAGGGACACTTGATCATCCACATTCTGGAAGATTTCTGGGAAGCAGAAACAGATTG tCTACATCATCTTCCTCTCATTTTACATCTGGGTGTTATGGTGAGTCTGAGAGAACTCAGGGAGCATATTCAAGACTGCATAGCCAGCAGCGAGATAGTGATTCAAAGAGACCTAAGCTATCTTGTACATCTACCTCTTCTGTGAGAAGTAATGGCTTGACTGCCTTTTCAG ATTCCCCTTGGAGGTACAGTAGGATCCCTAGATCTTCATCAGTGATGCTTGGCTCGCTTGGAACTGAGCTGGTGAGAGAGCGAACAGAGTTAGAAAGAAGAACAGATCTGTCTGTTAATAACCTGGTGGATCACAGCTACAGAAATAGTGACTTTTCATCTTCAACAT ATCTTCAAGACAGGCCTGCCTCTTCATATGCAGAGGGAGCAAGACCAAAAGAGAACTCATTAAGCACTTTGAGGCTGAATGCATCCATGAACCGCCAGTTGCCTTCTGATCATCAGCCATCTTTTTTCAACAGAGACTCTAATGTGAGTGCTTCAAGATCCAGCTATTCTTCAAGACAAAGGAGAAGTGAATTGGAATCTCCTCAGAGGAGCACACAGCCAGCATTTTCTCTTACTGCCATTAGAGATGAAACTCCTTCCTCAAGTGGTTCTGAAAGGGTTTTGTCTTCTCAGAGGTCATTGAATGAGCCTGCAGCTGACAGTGAAGGGAGGCGTACAACCAGACAGCTGCTGTCTCGTTTAGCATCTAGTATGTCATCTACATTTTTCTCTCGAAGGTCTAGCCAAGACTCTTTGCATACAAGATCATTAGGCTCTGAAGAGTCAACAGTGGTCCCAAGAGTTCAAGTTTCTACTCTGTCAAGCAGTAATGGAGCTGCAACTCCAGAAGTTGCAGGACTTCAGACATCTGAAGCTTCTCAGGGATTTAGTTTTCTTAGACGAAGATGGGGTTTATCAGGAGCTTCCCAGAATCATAATTCTGAATCAGACGGAGAAAGCTACAGACCAGACTGTGAAAGTAGGAGCACAGGATCCTGGTTGTCATCATCTTTGAGGAACAGATGTACACCTCTCTTttccagaagaagaagagaaggaagagatgaaTCCGCAAGGATCTCTGATACAACTGCTAGATCACAACATGTCTTCAGAAGAAGAGAGTCAG TGCCTCCAACATTAGGAAGCAGTCTGTCTGACAATCTTATGATAACTGTAGATATTATTCCCTCTGGCTGGAATCAGTCTGATGGACAGGAAAGTGGCAAGTCTAAAATACCACCTTCAAGAGATCCAGAAAGACTCCAGAAAATTAAAGAGAG CCTGCTTTTAGAAGATTCTGAAGATGAAGAGGGTGACTTATGCAGAATCTGTCAGATGTCTTCTGCAAGTTCTGACAACCTTTTAATAGAGCCATGCAAATGCACTGGAAGTCTGCAGTATGTTCACCAGGAGTGCATGAAAAAATGGCTGCAGTCCAAGATTAATTCAG GTTCTTCTTTGGAAGCAGTAACAACTTGTGAACTGTGCAAGGAGAAGTTGCATCTGAATCTGGAAGACTTTGACATTCATGAACTCTATAGGGCACATGCAAATGAACAA GCAGACTATGAATTTATCAGCTCCGGTCTCTACCTTGTAGTGTTGTTACACTTATGTGAGCAGCGCTTTTCTGATATGCTAGGAACTGCAAGTGAGGCCAGCACACGTGTCAGA CTTCTGAGGATGACTCTGAAGACTGATGCTGTTAGAACTTTCATACTGCAAGAGACAAATGGAATAGCTGCAGAAATGCTGAACTGGCAAGAACAACATCAACATGCATTTGGGTTTTTCCTCTCCTTAGTAAAAAGCGTGTTGAATATTACTGTACTCCTTGAAGCATTGTTGAATGCGAAATGA